The Leptospira bourretii region ATTTTTTTATCCCTCATGTTGGTTGGATTTATTTTGATACAACAGACCCAATTCAACAAGAAGCAGAATATTCTCCTTTTTTCGAACAAACGATTGTACCTTATCTTTTAGAATTAGAACCATCTTTGAAAGAATCTTCCGATTTAATGAAAACCAAAATTTCTGAAACAAAATTTGATGAACTAAGAAGTAAAACTTACTTACCTCAAATTGAATTTGCCGAAACTGTTGGATCGATTCTTTATCAAGAAACCACACCGGTAATGGAGTTTGTTAAAATTTACCATTTACTTTGTGTTAAAGCAGAAAAAATCTCTGAAGAAAAAGCAGAAAGAGAGGCCAAACAACATTTTGATATTTTATATACGATGATGAAAATGGGAGATAATTTCATCAGTCGATTTTTATTAATTGGTCAAACATTGTATTCTGGAAGGGATCGCGTGATTGAGGCACTAAAAAGTGCAGATGATGTGATGCACTGTGAGTATTATTTTAATTCGACATTTTATTGGGTTTTTCTTTCAAAAGATTTAGATTCCGCATTGATTGTATTAGATAAAATTATCGAACAATATTATGAAGGAGATCATACACTTTATATATTTGAGGTGCTAATGGAAAAACATCCAGAAGTGAAAAAAAGTTTTTTAAACAATCGAAAGTTTAAAACTTTGTATAAAGTTGCAAAAAATACAGTTTATTGGAAACAAGTTTCCATTTTTCATCGATTGTTTCGATTTTTTATCGGTGATGAATTTCCGGCCGATTGGGAAAAAAGTATCTTATCAAAGGTCAAATACACCCAAATGAAAGCTAAGTATCTACCTCGGGTCAATAAAACGAAACCTGCCTGAATTCCTTTGGTCCGCTAATATTGACTTGCCAAAAAAAACTTTTGTTATCATTTGAGAGATAACCGTTAGGGGTGCTGTTTCCTGTCACAATGATCATTGGGGCAGGGGTTGGCTGAGAAATACCCTTTTTGAACCTGATCCTGGTAATGCTTGCGAAGGGAAACGTGAAAAAATGAAGAAATTCAGATTAAGGTTTATTCCTTAGTTTTTTAGGATAGAGTTTTTCTCTCTGTTTTTGCTTTCTCAAGTTTTGTCCATTGGGTTAGGTCCGGTTAAGGAAAACTCATTATGGAAACAAACTCCACCCATCCCATCACCATTCCAGAAACCACCATAACACTTTCTAACAATACTAAGTTTCAATCTTACCGAACGGAAGGTATGTTTTGTATTCATGAAAATGAATACGATTATAAAAAAGGAATTCCTAAACTCCGAGAACCTTGGATCCAAACAAGAGAATCGAGAGGAGATAGGAATTTTTCCCAACTCTATTATGCCAAAAGAGATATCATCACAGAAGAAATGATGTATGTGGCCAAAAGGGAAGGGATGACTCCAGGGTTTGTTTTGAATGAGGTAAAAATTGGCCGGGCCATCATTCCATCAAACAAACGTCATACGGAACTAGAGCCAATGATCATTGGTAAAAAGTTTTTGGTCAAAATCAATGCCAATATCGGAAATTCAGCGATTCTTTCTTCTATTGATGATGAAGTAGAAAAACTTCGTTGGTCCTTACATTGGGGAGCAGACACAGTGATGGATTTATCTACCGGAAAAAATATCCATGAAACAAGAGAATGGATCATTCGAAACTCTCCAGTCCCGATTGGAACTGTTCCTCTCTACCAAACTTTGGAAAAGGTAAAAGGAAAGGTAGAAGATCTAAATATTAATGTATTTTTAGAAACTTTGGAAGAACAGGCGGAACAAGGTGTGGATTATTTTACCATCCATGCGGGAGTTCTTCGGGATTATATCCATCTAACAGACAAAAGAATCACAGGGATTGTGTCTCGAGGAGGGTCCATCCTTGCGAAGTGGTGTCGCCACCATAAAAAAGAAAATTTTCTTTATGAACATTTTGATGCAATTTCTAAAGTCATGCAAAAGTACGGAGTTTCCTATTCTTTGGGGGATGGACTCAGGCCCGGTTGTATCAATGATGCCAATGACGAAGCTCAGTTTGCCGAATTAAAAACATTGGGAGAACTCACAAAACGTGCTTGGGCCGATGATGTCCAAGTGATGGTAGAAGGACCGGGTCATGTTCCCATGCATCTCATCCAAGAGAATGTCCGTCTCCAAGA contains the following coding sequences:
- the thiC gene encoding phosphomethylpyrimidine synthase ThiC; this translates as METNSTHPITIPETTITLSNNTKFQSYRTEGMFCIHENEYDYKKGIPKLREPWIQTRESRGDRNFSQLYYAKRDIITEEMMYVAKREGMTPGFVLNEVKIGRAIIPSNKRHTELEPMIIGKKFLVKINANIGNSAILSSIDDEVEKLRWSLHWGADTVMDLSTGKNIHETREWIIRNSPVPIGTVPLYQTLEKVKGKVEDLNINVFLETLEEQAEQGVDYFTIHAGVLRDYIHLTDKRITGIVSRGGSILAKWCRHHKKENFLYEHFDAISKVMQKYGVSYSLGDGLRPGCINDANDEAQFAELKTLGELTKRAWADDVQVMVEGPGHVPMHLIQENVRLQEEICMEAPFYTLGPLVTDIAPGYDHITSAIGAAMIAWYGTAMLCYVTPKEHLGLPNKQDVKDGVIAYKIAAHAADLAKGHPGAKERDDLLSKARFEFRWEDQFALSLDPELARSYHDESLPQDGMKKAHFCSMCGPHFCSMRLTTDLRKETEEEVGAVESKE